The window CGTGTAACCCAAATTGCTAGTTAATGCATGTTGTTCAGGAGGGGACGAGCTCAGATGGATGAATGCTTGTGGAAACAGAGGCGATCGCTTTACGATCAAAATTAATCTGTTGCAGCATCCACGAGAGGAGCGATTTTCATGACCCAAGCCCAATCCGCAACACGACTCCTAACTGCAACAGACTATCTGCACTACAACGATGGTACAGACGATCGCTATGAGCTAGTGAATGGAATCCTAACGGAAATGCCCCCAGAAAGTAACCTCAATGCTCGAATTGCTGTCTTTCTGTTCACGCAATTTCTCAAATTGCTACCCTTCACGCGCCTGTGCCACAAAGATGCCGAACTCCAAGTTACCAGCATTAAAGCCAGCTTCAGAATTCCAGACCTGATGGTACTTTCAGAAGCTGGCGAAGCCGCACTAGCTGGCAGTTCCCGCAACACGATTACCCTGGAAATGCCCGCCCCTGTGCTGGTCATTGAGGTAGTTTCACCGGATGATCCCGCCAGGGATTACCGCTTCAAACGCTCCGAATACGCCGTTCGAGGAGTTCCAGAATACTGGATCGTTGACCCCACTCAA of the Allocoleopsis franciscana PCC 7113 genome contains:
- a CDS encoding Uma2 family endonuclease; translation: MTQAQSATRLLTATDYLHYNDGTDDRYELVNGILTEMPPESNLNARIAVFLFTQFLKLLPFTRLCHKDAELQVTSIKASFRIPDLMVLSEAGEAALAGSSRNTITLEMPAPVLVIEVVSPDDPARDYRFKRSEYAVRGVPEYWIVDPTQKQVLILTLVEGFYDEAIFKGDQPLASSIFPALTLTPAQIFFETP